The Streptomyces hundungensis genome contains the following window.
TGGTACCAGAACGGCGTCGCCCCCGGCATGCGCGGCACGGCGGTGGTCGTCGGCCATGTGGACAACACCAAGGGGCCGGCGGTCTTCTACGGGCTCGGCTCGCTCCAGAAGGGCAGCCACATCGAGGTGGACCGCTTCGACGGCCGCACCGCGGTGTTCGAGGTGTACGGCGTCGAGGTCTTCGACAAGGCCACCTTCCCGGGTGCCCGGGTGTACGGCGACACCGGGCACCCGGAGCTCCGGGTGATCACGTGCGGCGGCGGCTTCTCCAGGGCCCGCGGCTACGACGGGAACGTCGTGGCCTTCGCGCGCCTGGTGTCCGTCAAGTAGCGCCGGGGCGATCGCGCGGCCGTCGGAGGACAGCCGCCCGCGGGCTCATCTGCGCCGGGGCGGAACCTTCAACGCGTAACCCTGCGCGAGGAGTTCGGGCAGATAGGTGCGCAGGGCCGCGACGCTCTGCGAGCGGTCGCCGCCCGCGTCGTGCGAGAGCACCACGACACCGGGCGCGGCCCCGTCCAGGACCCGGCGGATGATGCTGGGGGTCCCGGGCGTGGTCCAGTCGAGGGTGTCGACGGTCCACGCGAGCGGCTCCATGCCCAGCTCGGCCTGGATCTCGAACACATTGCGGTTCCACGCCCCGTACGGCGCCCTGAACCACTGCGGCGGTTCGCCCACGGTCTGCTCGATGACCTCGCTGGTGCGGCCGATCTCGGAGCGGATCGCGGCGGGGGCGGTCTTGTTGAGCTGCGGGTGGGTCCAGGTGTGGTTGCCGATGACGTGCCCGTCGTCGCGCATCTCGCGCAGCAGGTCCCGGTTGTCGGTGGCCATCTCGCCGCAGAGGAAGAACACGGCGCGCACGTCGTGCTCGCGCAGGGTTTTGAGGATGCCGGGGGTGTAGCGCGGGTCGGGGCCGTCGTCGAAGGTGAGCACCATCGAGCGCTCCCCCAGCTGGGGCATGCTCAGGAACGGTCTGGTCCGCACCGGAGGCAGGGCGGTGTGGTAGCGCGGCGGGGTGTAGGCGGTCATGGGTTCCAGGCGGTACGCGCTGGTGCGCAGCCGGGGCGCGGCGGCCTGGGGTCCCGCGGCGGGGGCAGCGCGGGTCGGGCCGGTGGGGGCGCCGGTGTGCTCGGCGGTGAGCAGGCGCACGGCGGCGGCGGCTCCGACGCAGGCGGTGAGGCGCAGCAGCGTCCGCCGACTGGGGACCATCTGATCCCTTTTCATGACATACGGCTTTTGTTCGTCATGGCCGCACATTAGGACCCCGGGCCGCCGCCGGGCCGACGAAACGTCAGCGCCGGGGCGACACCGGCACGAATGGAGTCACCCGGCGCCGCCGGTCCCGGTCCGTTTCAGGTACGGCGGACCATCGGGAAGGGCAGGGTCTCGCGGATGGTGAGCCCGGTGAGGAACATGACGAGGCGGTCCACGCCGATGCCGAGGCCACCGGTGGGCGGCATGGCGTATTCGAGGGCGTCCAGGAAGTCCTCGTCGATCTCCATGGCCTCCGGGTCGCCGCCCGCCGCGAGCAGGGACTGCGCGGTGAGTCTGCGGCGCTGCTCGACGGGATCGGTCAACTCCGAATAGGCGGTGCCCAGTTCGGTGCCGAAGGCGACCAGGTCCCAGCGCTCGGCGAGCCGGGCGTCGGCGCGGTGGACGCGGGTCAGCGGGGAGACCTCGGTGGGGAAGTCCTTGTAGAAGGTGGGTTGGCGCGTCTTCTCCTCGACGAGCCGCTCGTACATTTCGAGGACGACGTCGCCGCGCGTGTTGTCGGGGGTGTGCGGCACCCCGGCACGGTCGCAGAGCCGGCGCAGGCGCCGTTCGTCGGTATCGGCGTCGACCTCCTCGCCGAGCGCCTCGGAGAGCGCCCCGTACAGCGTCTTGACGGGCCAGGGCCCGGAGATGTCGTACTCGACCATCGTGCCGTCCGGGTCCGCCTTGCGGGCGATCGGGGCGCCGAAGGCGGCGGTGGCCGCGTCCTGGATGAGCTCGCGGGCCAGGTCGAGCATCACGTCGTAGTCGGCGTACGCCTGATAGGCCTCCAACATCGTGAACTCGGGGTTGTGCTTGTAGGAGACGCCCTCGTTGCGGAAGGTGCGGCCCATTTCGAAGACCTTCTCGACGCCGCCGACGCAGAGCCGTTTGAGGTACAGCTCGGGGGCGATGCGCAGATACAGGTCGAGGTCGTAGGCGTTGATGTGGGTGGTGAAGGGGCGGGCGTTGGCGCCGCCGTGGATCTGCTGAAGCATCGGCGTCTCGACCTCCAGATAGCCCCGCCGCAGCAGGCCCTGGCGCAGCGCCTGGACGGCGGTGGAGCGGGCCCTGACGACCTCGCGGGCCTCGGGGCTCGCCACCAGGTCGAGATAGCGCCGGCGTACCCGCGCCTCCGGGTCGGCGAGGCCGCGCCG
Protein-coding sequences here:
- a CDS encoding class F sortase: MAHEESGMERRRRSPWGALALVMLTGLALMRNGADATMGPPQPAAAAAPASSAETASTPAPAAEVEPLPFAPASRVRIESINVNAPVMDVGTDAQGWVQAPPPQDPNLAGWYQNGVAPGMRGTAVVVGHVDNTKGPAVFYGLGSLQKGSHIEVDRFDGRTAVFEVYGVEVFDKATFPGARVYGDTGHPELRVITCGGGFSRARGYDGNVVAFARLVSVK
- a CDS encoding polysaccharide deacetylase family protein; the encoded protein is MKRDQMVPSRRTLLRLTACVGAAAAVRLLTAEHTGAPTGPTRAAPAAGPQAAAPRLRTSAYRLEPMTAYTPPRYHTALPPVRTRPFLSMPQLGERSMVLTFDDGPDPRYTPGILKTLREHDVRAVFFLCGEMATDNRDLLREMRDDGHVIGNHTWTHPQLNKTAPAAIRSEIGRTSEVIEQTVGEPPQWFRAPYGAWNRNVFEIQAELGMEPLAWTVDTLDWTTPGTPSIIRRVLDGAAPGVVVLSHDAGGDRSQSVAALRTYLPELLAQGYALKVPPRRR